From Stenotrophomonas sp. SAU14A_NAIMI4_8:
ATGGGCGGATGAAAGCCCTGCACTCCCTGTTCCTCGCCGCCGCGCTCGCCCCGGCCCTGCTGACCCTGTCCGCGCCCGCCCATGCCTGGGGCGCACAAGGCCACCGCCTGGTGGCCGAGGTGGCCGAAACCCGCCTGAACCCCACGGCCCGTGCCGAAGTGGACCGCCTGCTGGCCACCGAACCCGGCGCCACCCTGGCCAGCATCGCGCCCTGGGCCGACCAGCTGCGCGCCAAGGACCCCGGTCTGGGCCGCCGCTCGGCCGGCTGGCACTACGTGAACATCGCCGAAGACGGCTGCCATTACGAAGCCCCCAAGCACTGCAAGAACGGCAACTGCATCGTGGAAGCCCTGAAGGCACAGAGCGCGATCCTGGGCGACCGCCAGCTGACCGATGGCGAGCGCCTGCAGGCGCTGAAGTTCGTGGTGCACCTGGTGGGTGACGTACACCAGCCGATGCACGCCGGCTACGGCCACGACAAGGGCGGCAACGATTTCCAGCTGCAGTTCGGCAACCGCGGTACCAACCTGCATTCGCTGTGGGACAGCGGCATGCTCAACACCCGCAAGCTGGATGACAGCGGCTACCTGCCGGTGCTGCGCGCACTGCCGGCGCCGAAGCTGGCGCGCCAATCCAACCCGCAGCAGGATCCGCAGCGCTGGGCCGAAGCCAGCTGCCGCATTTCGGTGCAACCCGGCGTTTACCCCGCTTCGCGCAAGATCGGCGATGAATACACCGCGCGCTACCGTCCGGTGGCCGAGGCACAGCTGCGGCTGGCCGGTGAAAACCTGGCCCAGCTGCTGAACCGCGTGCTGGGCACACGCTGAGGAGGTTCCATGTCGGTCCAGGTCCAATCCTTCTTCCACCGCGACAGCAATACCTTCAGCTATCTGGTCAGTGATCCGGCCAGTGGCGAGGCGGCGTTGATCGATCCGGTCCTGGATTA
This genomic window contains:
- a CDS encoding S1/P1 nuclease, whose product is MKALHSLFLAAALAPALLTLSAPAHAWGAQGHRLVAEVAETRLNPTARAEVDRLLATEPGATLASIAPWADQLRAKDPGLGRRSAGWHYVNIAEDGCHYEAPKHCKNGNCIVEALKAQSAILGDRQLTDGERLQALKFVVHLVGDVHQPMHAGYGHDKGGNDFQLQFGNRGTNLHSLWDSGMLNTRKLDDSGYLPVLRALPAPKLARQSNPQQDPQRWAEASCRISVQPGVYPASRKIGDEYTARYRPVAEAQLRLAGENLAQLLNRVLGTR